TATTCCAACATGGCGCCGGTGTTCATCGGCACGGGGTTCTCCGTCGATCTCGGTTATGCCTGGCGCGTCAATCGCGAATGGCGTCTGGGCGCCGTCATCGAGGACCTGTACTCGCCCATATCGTGGTGGGACGGCAGACGCGATGTCATCCCCATCAATCTCAAAGTGGGGGCCACGTATTCCATTCCGTTCGCGCTGCCGGGGCTTTTTGAGGACCCGGAGATCATCATGGGGCTTGACGATCTCTTCTCACAGAAATACAATTTCCTTATCAGCTCGCCTATCGCGGCGCTGCAATCGATACTCCTGAAAACGCATGCCGGGCTCAGGTTCGGGATATTCGACAGATTCGCGAAGATACATATCGGGCTCAATCAGGGATACCCTTCTATCATGATATCGAAATCGTTCGATTTCTCGTTCTTCAAATACACGCCCTTCCTGAAACCGCTCACCCCGCCGAAATATGTCGGCGGACCGTGGCCGTTCGCCTTCCCCGATTATACACCTATCATCATACCGCTCACCGAGCAAGAGACACGCCGATATATATCCGAGAACATATTCGTCTATGCCGCGCAGTGGGCCGCATGCATCGTCCTTACCGGCAATCTCGAGTTCGCCGCGGGCGTGTACGGGTATGAGAACGGAAGCTATCCGGGACAGCTTCCTGTGTATATTGGTTTCGGGAGATTGAATCTGTATTGGTATTTTTGAAACACGCACCCGCAGCGCGAGGCAGGGTGCCGATGTGCGTCAAGGGAAGGGACTGGGGGGGGGGTGTTCCCATGCATGCTTTGCCCCTAGCGCTTTCTCTGCCGCGCACGCGATATTTCCAGTATAATACCGATCATGACAGGTACTATCGTGAGTATGACCCCGCCGATAAGTGCATCGGTGTTCGACGTTTTCCCTTTTGTGTCGGTCACAACACCTGCGATGAGCAGCGCCCAGAAAACAGCGCACACGGTAAAAAGGAAGCGCGCTATGACGATCTTCCATGTCCCCTTCCCTCTCGCGGGCCGCGGCATGTCGGTCGGTGTCCGCATTCCTGCCGATACGCCGTCCCATCGCTTATGCGATAAGAGCTGTCCCTTCTTGAGATGCAGAACGCCGAATATCACGAGCATTATCACAAGGGGTATGATAAGGAGCCCCGCTGCGGTACCCGAAAGCGCGAACGTATCGTAGACGGCGTGAAGGAGCCAGGCGATGAAAAATCCGGCCGCTATCTTTCCGATGCGCCCTGTTGCGGCGAATTTCGCGAGCCCGATGAAATACCCCATGAGAACGCCGGTGAACGTATGGAGCGGTATCGATGTGAGCGCGCGCATGATGCCGTTGCCGAAGCCGTTGCCGACCACATAGAACACGTTCTCGAGCATGGCGAATCCGATGGCGACAGCGCCGGTATATACGATGCCGTCATTCTCCTCATTGAAGTTCCTGCTGCGCCAGAGGAAAAGCATGACGACGAGGAGCTTCACGCCCTCTTCGACCGGGGCGATGACGACGAAGGACTGAAGCCCCGCGCCGATGAACCCGCCGACCTTGAAGATCGGGGAAGACAACCCGACGGATTCTATGAATGCTGCAGGGATAACGGATATCGCACCGAGCACGACCGCTCTGAGCACGGTCTTGACCGGCTCCGGCTCAACACTGTCCATCCGTACGATATAGATGAGGAAAAGTATCGGCGGGGCGATAGCGAGCAGTACCAATCCGATGGTCACCATATCATACCTTTATCACGCCGGCGAGCGCACTCGTGAACGCATGTTCCGAACAATCGCGCCGCATGCGCATGAGCATCGCCCGCTGCATCCTGTTCCACGATCTTTCATCGGTATAGAGATCATGAACGGCGCGTGCGAACATCTCGGGGGTATCGCCCACCATCACCTCATAGCCGTTGCGCCAGCCGACCTGTTCTGCGATGAGCGGTGTGACCACGGAGGGGATGCCGAACGATGACGCGTGATGGAGCTTGTACGGTATGCCGCCGGCGAAACGCGTGGGCACCACGAAAACACGATGCGACGCGAACAGTGTGCCGAGGTCGGGCACGTATCCGGTGACGATAAGCCCTTCACGCGCGAGGGAGACAACCTCATCCGTAACATTGCCCGCAATGGTCACGGTCGCACCGAGGGACTGCCGTATCACCGGGAATATCTCCCTGATGAACCACGTGAGCGCATCGTAATTGGGGCTGTGCGGGGCCGTCGACAATATGCTTCCGGCGAAGAGTATGCCCTGCCGCGCACGGAACGATGACGACGGCTTCACGGCAAG
The DNA window shown above is from Spirochaetota bacterium and carries:
- a CDS encoding PrsW family glutamic-type intramembrane protease; the protein is MVTIGLVLLAIAPPILFLIYIVRMDSVEPEPVKTVLRAVVLGAISVIPAAFIESVGLSSPIFKVGGFIGAGLQSFVVIAPVEEGVKLLVVMLFLWRSRNFNEENDGIVYTGAVAIGFAMLENVFYVVGNGFGNGIMRALTSIPLHTFTGVLMGYFIGLAKFAATGRIGKIAAGFFIAWLLHAVYDTFALSGTAAGLLIIPLVIMLVIFGVLHLKKGQLLSHKRWDGVSAGMRTPTDMPRPARGKGTWKIVIARFLFTVCAVFWALLIAGVVTDTKGKTSNTDALIGGVILTIVPVMIGIILEISRARQRKR